A genomic segment from Leptolyngbya boryana PCC 6306 encodes:
- a CDS encoding DUF3536 domain-containing protein has translation MTSFDVSTRLSDGSTDPLETAIGVYVTVHGHFYQPPRENPYLDAIERQPSAAPFHDWNERIHYECYRPNAFARVLNESGELLGIVNNFEYLSFNIGATLMSWIERHDVEVYQRIVEADRKSCERLNGHGNAIAQVYNHIILPLANERDKRTQIRWGKADFRSHFGRDPEGMWLAETAIDYPTVKALIEEGIKFTILAPSQAERCRAFSDADWQEVGGGQIDPTRPYRCFLNPGDHSSPYLDIFFYDGPISRDMGFDTALSSSHHLAGRLGQAVRGDHRPTQLISVATDGETFGHHKGGTEKCLAYAFIEEFPRRDWTVTNFAHYLSLNPPTWEVELKPVTAWSCAHGVDRWQENCGCGGGGEWHQHWRRPLRDSLDWLRDQLIRVYEEEGKKLFNDPWAARDEYIQVIRDRGNLSKFLAKHQVQKLGNGERLDAVRLLEMQRHALLMYTSCGWFFEELSRPEGTQILRYAARALELAGDVSGVQLEKGFTKRLTSAPSNVDCFKNGAEVYRQLVIPAQISFEQVAAHYAISSLFTSYAREERVYCYTANQLDYQAQRMGAVTLAIGQLQLTSEITRESRHFIFAVLHLCGWDFYCCIQPFTGRRSYTQVKEQVFETLAQGSAAQTILKMNQTFGEAAYSLQDLFAEERHRMMQLLSQETLTRLDQLYTQVYRDNYGVLMAFHRDELPVPRELQVAAEIAIGHRLLLTLRSLEQDMDEWNASLMHLGQLEAISTEAAHLRCQMQQPEAREILQRLIERSLWMVLNEADLKTVEPQIRRLERLVVLNGQLGLGVSIAKSQEAFYQWLNHKPVLSSAMRELAAKFAIVV, from the coding sequence ATGACTTCATTTGATGTTTCAACTCGTTTGTCTGATGGATCGACGGATCCCCTAGAAACTGCAATTGGGGTTTACGTCACGGTTCACGGTCACTTTTATCAGCCCCCCCGCGAGAATCCTTATCTTGATGCGATCGAGCGGCAACCCAGTGCTGCACCGTTTCACGATTGGAATGAGCGGATTCACTACGAATGCTATCGCCCCAATGCATTTGCCAGAGTGCTAAACGAGTCTGGTGAGTTACTGGGGATCGTCAATAATTTTGAGTATTTGAGCTTTAACATTGGCGCGACGCTGATGAGTTGGATTGAGCGGCATGACGTTGAGGTGTATCAACGGATTGTCGAAGCCGATCGCAAAAGCTGTGAGCGATTGAACGGGCATGGAAATGCGATCGCTCAAGTCTATAACCACATTATTTTGCCCTTGGCAAATGAGCGCGATAAGCGAACTCAGATTCGCTGGGGGAAAGCAGATTTTCGATCGCACTTTGGACGCGATCCCGAAGGCATGTGGTTGGCAGAAACCGCGATCGATTACCCCACCGTCAAAGCCTTAATTGAAGAGGGAATTAAGTTTACGATTCTCGCTCCCTCTCAGGCAGAACGATGTCGAGCGTTCTCCGATGCAGATTGGCAAGAAGTTGGGGGTGGACAGATTGATCCGACCCGTCCTTATCGCTGTTTTCTCAATCCTGGGGATCACAGTTCTCCTTATTTAGATATCTTCTTTTATGACGGTCCCATTTCTCGCGATATGGGATTTGATACCGCGCTGAGTAGTTCGCATCATCTTGCAGGACGCTTAGGACAGGCTGTGCGTGGGGATCATCGTCCGACTCAGTTGATCTCAGTGGCGACCGATGGCGAAACATTTGGACATCACAAAGGCGGAACTGAGAAATGTTTAGCGTATGCGTTTATCGAGGAATTTCCGCGTCGAGATTGGACAGTGACGAATTTCGCACATTATCTCAGTCTTAATCCACCGACTTGGGAAGTGGAATTGAAGCCTGTGACCGCTTGGAGCTGCGCGCATGGCGTCGATCGTTGGCAAGAGAATTGTGGCTGTGGTGGGGGTGGGGAATGGCATCAACACTGGAGACGACCGCTACGAGATTCACTCGATTGGTTGCGGGATCAGTTGATTCGAGTTTACGAAGAAGAAGGCAAAAAGCTGTTTAATGATCCTTGGGCAGCGCGGGATGAATATATTCAAGTGATCCGCGATCGCGGCAACTTATCTAAATTTCTTGCCAAGCATCAGGTTCAGAAATTGGGCAATGGTGAGCGATTAGATGCTGTCCGCTTACTCGAAATGCAGCGACATGCGCTGTTGATGTATACCAGTTGTGGTTGGTTTTTTGAGGAGCTTTCTCGACCAGAAGGAACGCAGATTTTACGCTATGCGGCGCGCGCGTTAGAACTTGCTGGAGATGTGTCTGGGGTTCAGCTTGAGAAAGGATTTACCAAGCGGTTGACATCGGCTCCGAGTAATGTTGACTGTTTCAAAAATGGAGCGGAAGTTTATCGACAGTTAGTGATTCCAGCCCAGATTTCGTTTGAACAAGTGGCGGCACACTATGCGATCAGTTCACTGTTTACGTCTTATGCACGTGAGGAGCGGGTTTACTGCTATACGGCGAATCAGTTAGATTATCAGGCTCAACGGATGGGAGCTGTGACTTTAGCGATCGGGCAGTTGCAATTAACTTCAGAAATTACTCGTGAAAGTCGGCATTTCATTTTTGCGGTGCTGCATCTTTGCGGATGGGATTTTTATTGCTGTATTCAGCCGTTTACTGGACGACGAAGCTATACGCAGGTGAAAGAGCAGGTGTTTGAAACGCTGGCTCAAGGCAGTGCGGCTCAGACGATTCTGAAGATGAATCAGACATTTGGAGAAGCTGCCTACAGTCTGCAAGATCTTTTTGCAGAGGAGCGGCATCGGATGATGCAGTTGCTCAGCCAGGAGACTCTGACGCGGTTGGATCAGCTTTACACACAGGTATATCGCGATAACTATGGAGTGCTCATGGCGTTTCATCGCGATGAATTACCTGTGCCACGAGAGTTGCAGGTTGCAGCAGAAATTGCGATCGGGCATCGCTTGTTGCTAACCCTGCGATCGCTCGAACAAGATATGGATGAGTGGAATGCCAGTCTGATGCATTTGGGGCAGTTGGAAGCGATCTCAACTGAGGCGGCGCATTTACGGTGTCAGATGCAGCAACCGGAAGCC
- the cax gene encoding calcium/proton exchanger — protein sequence MSVKNIIFTVLLVMIPVSIAAHYLEWGSLIVFATAAAAILPLAAWMGTATEEIAVVVGPTLGGLMNATFGNATELIIALVALNAGLIDVVKASLTGSIIGNLLLVMGLSMLLGGLRYKEQEFQPIVARVNASSMNLAVIAMLLPTAMNITSAGISGDVLQKLSIAVAIVLITVYALTLLFSMKTHTYLYDVGVAENEGAAEAESPHKEQHEKPNLVLWSIVLLVCTVLVAIESELLVDSLEEATAKLGLTALFTGVILLPIVGNAAEHATAVTVAMKDKMDLSVSVAVGSSLQIALFVAPVLVIAGWFMGQPMDLDFNPFELVAVAVAVLITNSISSDGRSNWLEGTLLLAAYLVLGLAFYFHPVIV from the coding sequence ATGTCAGTCAAAAACATCATTTTTACAGTGCTACTGGTGATGATCCCGGTTTCGATCGCAGCCCACTACCTCGAATGGGGATCGCTGATCGTTTTCGCCACTGCTGCTGCTGCAATTTTGCCACTCGCAGCCTGGATGGGGACAGCAACAGAAGAAATCGCTGTTGTGGTCGGTCCCACGTTAGGTGGCTTGATGAATGCCACATTTGGCAATGCTACCGAATTGATTATTGCGCTCGTTGCCCTGAATGCAGGGCTGATCGATGTGGTCAAAGCCAGCCTCACAGGCTCAATTATCGGGAATCTGCTGCTGGTCATGGGTTTATCGATGTTGCTCGGCGGACTCCGTTACAAAGAGCAAGAGTTTCAACCGATCGTCGCTCGCGTGAATGCGTCTTCGATGAATTTGGCTGTGATCGCGATGCTGCTTCCTACTGCGATGAATATTACGTCTGCCGGGATTTCAGGAGATGTTTTACAAAAACTGTCGATCGCAGTCGCGATCGTGCTGATCACGGTCTATGCCCTGACCTTGCTCTTTTCCATGAAGACTCATACTTATCTCTATGATGTCGGCGTTGCTGAGAACGAAGGCGCTGCTGAGGCAGAGTCGCCCCACAAAGAACAGCACGAAAAGCCCAATCTTGTGTTGTGGTCGATCGTGCTTTTGGTCTGTACCGTCCTAGTCGCGATCGAGTCTGAACTGCTTGTCGATAGCTTGGAAGAAGCAACCGCAAAATTAGGATTAACCGCGCTCTTTACTGGGGTCATCTTGCTCCCGATCGTGGGAAATGCCGCAGAACATGCCACAGCAGTCACAGTCGCAATGAAAGACAAAATGGATCTGTCTGTCTCAGTTGCCGTAGGCTCAAGTTTGCAGATTGCGCTATTTGTGGCTCCAGTGCTAGTGATTGCAGGCTGGTTTATGGGTCAGCCGATGGATTTGGACTTTAATCCTTTTGAATTAGTTGCCGTTGCCGTTGCGGTTCTAATTACGAACTCGATTAGTTCGGATGGGCGATCAAATTGGCTCGAAGGCACGTTATTACTGGCAGCGTATTTAGTGCTTGGATTAGCATTCTACTTCCATCCGGTCATAGTTTAG
- the rpsU gene encoding 30S ribosomal protein S21, producing the protein MTQVVLGENEGIDSALRRFKRQVSKAGILADLRSHRHFETPLEKRKRKAIVARRNRRYR; encoded by the coding sequence ATGACCCAAGTGGTTTTAGGAGAAAACGAAGGCATTGATTCAGCGTTGCGCCGCTTTAAGCGCCAAGTCTCAAAGGCAGGGATCTTAGCAGATCTCAGATCTCACCGTCATTTTGAAACTCCGCTCGAAAAGCGCAAGCGCAAAGCGATCGTGGCTCGCCGTAATCGCCGTTACCGCTAA
- a CDS encoding GTP-binding protein, with translation MTDSISDTGKSLDQELDEAISGFDQIQTELNYRQAQATLRELVENLDLTAQERSGLESEIHGLETMLEKLDRLVVQIAAFGMVGRGKSSLLNALLGQQIFETGAIHGVTRSQQSANWSIESEAIAGSDQEILRVTLPSVNRSQIELIDTPGIDEVQGEAREALARQAAQQADLLLFIVSGDITKVEFQALSELRNFGKPMILVFNKIDQYPDADRMSIYQKIRDERVKELLSPDEIVMAAASPMVARAVKRPDGRMSAQMIRLDPQVQDLKLKILEVLHREGKSLVALNSMLFADQINDRLLQRKLDIREQTANRTIWNGVMTKAIATAVNPVMVLDLISSAAIDVAMIMSLSKLYGISMTQQGAIKLLQRIAIAMGGITASELLANLGLSSLKSLLGLSAPATGGLSLAPYLSVAVTQGAVAGVSTYAIGQIAKVYLANDASWGAESPKAVVTKILSSLDEDSILNRIKDELRAKLDLSARQPAK, from the coding sequence ATGACTGACTCCATTTCCGATACGGGCAAATCTTTGGATCAGGAACTAGACGAAGCGATTTCAGGCTTTGATCAGATCCAGACCGAGTTAAATTATCGACAGGCTCAAGCAACGCTACGCGAGTTAGTTGAGAATCTAGATTTAACCGCCCAAGAGCGATCGGGTTTGGAGTCAGAAATTCACGGACTAGAGACGATGCTCGAAAAGCTTGATCGACTCGTCGTTCAAATCGCAGCTTTTGGTATGGTCGGGCGTGGCAAGTCCTCGCTCCTGAATGCTCTACTGGGGCAACAGATTTTTGAAACGGGCGCGATTCATGGTGTGACTCGATCGCAGCAGTCCGCGAATTGGAGTATTGAAAGTGAAGCGATCGCGGGCAGTGATCAAGAGATTCTGCGCGTGACGCTTCCAAGCGTAAATCGCTCTCAGATCGAACTGATTGACACACCCGGCATCGATGAAGTGCAGGGTGAAGCGAGAGAGGCGCTAGCGCGTCAGGCGGCTCAGCAAGCCGATCTTTTGCTGTTTATTGTGTCAGGCGATATTACAAAAGTCGAATTTCAGGCACTTTCTGAACTGCGGAATTTTGGGAAGCCCATGATTTTGGTGTTTAACAAGATCGATCAGTATCCCGATGCCGATCGTATGAGTATTTATCAAAAAATCCGAGATGAGCGCGTCAAAGAATTGCTTTCACCGGATGAGATTGTCATGGCTGCGGCTTCTCCCATGGTCGCTCGTGCGGTGAAACGTCCTGATGGTCGGATGTCGGCACAGATGATCCGACTTGATCCGCAGGTTCAAGATCTCAAACTCAAAATTCTAGAAGTCTTGCATCGAGAGGGGAAATCTCTGGTTGCCTTAAATTCGATGTTATTTGCCGATCAGATCAACGATCGCTTACTCCAACGAAAACTCGACATTCGTGAGCAGACGGCAAATCGCACGATCTGGAATGGCGTCATGACGAAAGCGATCGCCACGGCAGTTAATCCAGTCATGGTTCTCGATTTAATTAGCAGTGCCGCGATCGATGTGGCGATGATTATGAGTTTGTCAAAACTCTATGGGATTAGCATGACGCAGCAAGGCGCGATTAAACTGCTGCAACGAATTGCGATCGCGATGGGTGGCATTACAGCAAGCGAGCTTTTAGCCAATTTAGGACTCAGTTCGCTGAAAAGCCTACTGGGCTTATCGGCTCCCGCAACAGGCGGATTATCTCTCGCGCCTTATCTCTCGGTTGCAGTGACGCAAGGAGCAGTTGCAGGCGTTTCGACTTATGCGATCGGTCAAATCGCCAAAGTTTACCTCGCGAATGATGCCTCATGGGGTGCAGAAAGCCCGAAAGCGGTCGTGACGAAAATTCTCTCCTCATTAGACGAAGATTCGATTCTGAATCGAATTAAAGATGAACTCCGAGCCAAATTAGATCTGTCTGCCCGACAACCTGCAAAGTAG
- a CDS encoding serine hydrolase: MTFFHKDERLETLGDRVLQATWAAFPTLAPNQIAITWIVYDSPVFVNTGGAIRPEEFWQRSPRGFAYRGVENIYPASVVKLFYLVAAHEWLERGMIPSSAELDRAMRDMIVDSSNDATGLVVDVLSGTTGGPELPAAPFETWKYQRNIVNRYLQSLNWSEFTTINVNQKTWCDGPYGRERAFYGENFENRNMLTTIASARLLHSIVGGVAVTAERSQQMMDLLKRSLNPADLEADPENQVVGFIGGGVPQNAGVWSKAGLMSRVRHDAAYVEVPSLQPYLLVVFTEGTAHSNNEEIVPFVARQVTEAMQEI; this comes from the coding sequence ATGACTTTCTTCCACAAAGACGAACGGTTAGAAACATTGGGCGATCGCGTATTGCAAGCGACTTGGGCAGCATTTCCGACGCTTGCTCCCAACCAGATCGCAATCACTTGGATTGTGTATGACTCGCCTGTGTTCGTCAATACTGGCGGTGCAATTCGTCCTGAAGAATTTTGGCAGCGCTCTCCTAGAGGATTTGCCTATCGGGGCGTTGAGAATATTTATCCGGCAAGCGTCGTCAAATTATTCTACTTAGTCGCAGCCCATGAATGGTTAGAACGAGGCATGATCCCATCGTCTGCGGAACTCGATCGAGCCATGCGCGATATGATCGTCGATTCCAGCAATGATGCGACCGGATTAGTCGTCGATGTGCTGAGTGGGACGACAGGCGGTCCTGAATTACCTGCTGCACCCTTTGAAACCTGGAAATATCAGCGCAATATTGTTAATCGCTATTTGCAATCGCTGAATTGGTCGGAGTTCACGACGATTAATGTGAATCAGAAGACGTGGTGTGATGGTCCTTATGGACGAGAAAGAGCCTTTTACGGCGAGAATTTTGAGAATCGGAATATGTTAACGACGATCGCGTCTGCACGGTTGTTGCATAGTATTGTGGGCGGTGTTGCTGTCACAGCAGAACGATCGCAACAAATGATGGATCTGCTGAAGCGATCGCTCAATCCTGCTGATCTCGAAGCTGATCCGGAAAATCAAGTCGTTGGATTTATTGGTGGCGGTGTGCCTCAAAATGCTGGAGTGTGGTCAAAAGCAGGCTTGATGAGCCGAGTGCGTCATGATGCTGCTTATGTAGAAGTTCCAAGCTTGCAGCCTTATTTATTGGTCGTCTTTACCGAAGGCACAGCCCATAGCAATAATGAAGAGATTGTGCCGTTTGTGGCTCGCCAAGTGACAGAAGCCATGCAAGAGATTTAG
- a CDS encoding C40 family peptidase, whose protein sequence is MQYRTIANLNLYDSPDLTRLATQAAQGRYLQILSESPLKVMTCEDEYPGWLDPNDLQFLEAVETPYQAPVWTEGEIRDCIPEVIAFTQAAMAVPNEYLWGGTVAPNYDCSGLMQAAFASVGIRLPRDAYQQEAFLQPVEDLIPGDLVFFGTPEKATHVGLYLGEQRYIHSSGKDQGRNGIGIDVLSAEGDRVSQTYFAQYRGAARVIQSYIP, encoded by the coding sequence ATGCAATATCGCACGATCGCGAATCTCAATCTCTACGATTCACCAGATTTAACGCGTCTGGCAACTCAAGCGGCTCAAGGTCGTTACCTGCAAATTTTGTCGGAATCACCGCTCAAAGTCATGACCTGTGAGGATGAGTATCCAGGGTGGCTCGATCCGAATGATTTACAATTTTTAGAAGCCGTTGAAACGCCCTATCAAGCCCCCGTTTGGACAGAAGGGGAAATCCGAGATTGTATTCCTGAAGTGATTGCCTTTACTCAAGCAGCAATGGCTGTACCCAATGAGTATCTTTGGGGTGGAACTGTTGCTCCAAATTACGATTGTTCAGGATTAATGCAAGCTGCTTTTGCTTCGGTTGGCATTCGCTTACCCAGAGATGCTTATCAACAAGAGGCGTTTCTGCAACCTGTTGAAGATTTGATTCCAGGAGATTTAGTCTTCTTTGGAACGCCTGAGAAAGCGACGCATGTTGGGCTTTACTTGGGTGAGCAGCGCTATATTCACAGTTCTGGTAAAGATCAGGGGCGTAATGGAATTGGAATTGATGTGCTTTCGGCAGAGGGCGATCGAGTGAGCCAGACTTACTTCGCTCAGTATCGAGGTGCAGCCAGAGTGATTCAAAGCTACATTCCCTAA
- a CDS encoding TerC family protein, with protein sequence MSTLPIWHEILDMIDLNFPDQLSPQTFLVLLVLVALECVLSADNAIALAALTQGLQNLKLERQALNIGLVFAYVLRMSLILAASWVIGYWQFELAGALYLLWLVFQYFTSQEDEEHAHHGPRFTSLWQAIPLIALTDLAFSLDSVTTAIAVSQETWLILLGGTIGIVALRFMAGLFIGWLEEFTHLEDAGYITVSFVGIRLLLRVVNDQLVPPEWLMITLVALVFAWGFSKRNPDVVESLPEPEKVEAKVEAISETE encoded by the coding sequence GTGTCTACTTTGCCAATTTGGCACGAAATTCTCGACATGATAGACCTGAACTTTCCGGATCAACTTAGCCCGCAAACATTTCTGGTGCTGCTCGTTTTAGTAGCTTTGGAATGTGTGCTTTCGGCTGATAATGCGATCGCACTTGCAGCCTTGACTCAGGGATTGCAAAATCTCAAGTTGGAGCGTCAAGCTTTAAACATTGGCTTGGTCTTTGCCTATGTTTTGCGGATGTCGCTGATTTTGGCTGCGTCTTGGGTGATTGGCTACTGGCAGTTTGAGTTGGCGGGAGCGCTCTATCTGTTGTGGTTGGTATTTCAGTATTTCACGTCTCAAGAAGATGAGGAACACGCGCATCATGGGCCGCGCTTTACTTCACTTTGGCAGGCGATTCCGTTGATTGCGTTGACGGATTTAGCCTTTTCGCTTGACAGTGTGACTACTGCGATCGCGGTTTCTCAAGAGACTTGGCTGATTCTGCTCGGTGGCACGATCGGGATTGTGGCACTGCGATTTATGGCAGGCTTGTTTATTGGTTGGCTGGAAGAATTCACGCATTTGGAAGATGCAGGCTATATCACAGTTTCGTTTGTGGGCATTCGCTTGCTTCTGCGGGTGGTGAACGATCAGCTTGTCCCACCGGAATGGTTGATGATTACACTCGTCGCGCTCGTCTTTGCTTGGGGATTTTCCAAACGGAATCCGGATGTTGTTGAATCGCTACCTGAACCTGAAAAAGTAGAAGCGAAAGTAGAAGCCATTTCGGAAACTGAATAG
- a CDS encoding flavin reductase family protein gives MLDEQAKKAMLLKIPHGLYVCGVKDGDEVNGFTASWVMQGSFKPPLVVNCVKSDSGSNQMIRKSGVFALSFLEAGQKDLAQKFFKPQRRVGNKFEDVEFYLGETGCPIISDSLGYVECRVVGTVDHGDHTVFVGEVIAAGVHREGAALNLADTGWQYGG, from the coding sequence ATGCTCGACGAACAAGCGAAAAAAGCAATGCTCCTGAAAATTCCACATGGACTCTATGTCTGTGGCGTGAAAGATGGAGACGAAGTGAATGGGTTTACCGCAAGTTGGGTGATGCAAGGTTCGTTTAAGCCCCCTTTAGTGGTGAATTGCGTCAAAAGTGATTCTGGCTCGAACCAGATGATCCGCAAGAGTGGTGTGTTTGCGTTGAGCTTCCTAGAAGCCGGGCAGAAAGATCTCGCGCAGAAGTTTTTCAAGCCACAGCGCCGAGTGGGCAACAAATTTGAAGATGTGGAATTTTATCTCGGCGAAACGGGGTGTCCGATTATTTCTGACTCTCTCGGCTATGTGGAATGCCGGGTTGTCGGAACCGTTGATCATGGAGATCACACCGTTTTTGTGGGCGAAGTGATCGCAGCCGGGGTGCATCGAGAGGGAGCGGCTTTGAATTTGGCGGATACGGGTTGGCAATATGGCGGTTGA
- a CDS encoding photosystem II protein Y, producing the protein MDLRILIVLFPIILAGGWAVTRILPYALQQVKGFLAK; encoded by the coding sequence ATGGACCTTCGCATCCTGATCGTGTTATTTCCGATTATCTTGGCTGGCGGTTGGGCAGTAACGCGGATTCTTCCGTATGCTTTACAACAAGTGAAAGGTTTCTTGGCTAAGTAG
- a CDS encoding gamma carbonic anhydrase family protein: protein MSFLFTPNFWNPPDLSLAAFVAPNATVLGNVEIATGVSIWYNAVVRADIERISLGASTNIQDGAILHGDPGQITLLEEFVTVGHRAVIHSAHIERGCLIGIGAIVLDGVRVGAGSIIGAGSVVTKDIPPRSLVVGVPGKPIRELSDQEVEHLIEHAQKYEKLAYVHANRGTDLGFYEQM from the coding sequence ATGTCATTTCTTTTTACCCCAAATTTCTGGAATCCCCCTGATCTGTCGCTGGCTGCGTTTGTGGCTCCCAATGCGACAGTCCTGGGCAATGTCGAAATCGCTACAGGCGTAAGCATTTGGTATAACGCAGTTGTGCGTGCGGATATCGAGCGGATCAGCTTGGGCGCGAGTACAAATATTCAAGATGGCGCGATTTTGCATGGTGATCCCGGTCAGATCACCCTTTTAGAAGAGTTTGTCACTGTTGGACATCGGGCAGTGATTCACAGTGCCCACATTGAGCGAGGCTGTTTGATCGGCATTGGCGCGATCGTACTGGATGGGGTTCGAGTCGGAGCAGGAAGTATCATCGGAGCGGGATCAGTTGTAACCAAGGATATTCCTCCGCGATCGCTTGTAGTAGGCGTGCCCGGAAAACCGATTCGCGAGCTGAGCGATCAAGAAGTCGAACACCTAATCGAACATGCTCAGAAGTACGAAAAACTCGCCTATGTTCACGCAAATCGGGGCACAGATCTCGGTTTTTATGAACAAATGTAA
- a CDS encoding TIGR02652 family protein, translating into MINPSFQYPIFGPEIQCPHCRQTIPALTLTDTYLCPRHGAFEANPKTGELIHLQSGRHWRLWNEEWYRQHTHPDGIRFEIHEALDRLYTQGYRATRVIIAQRYKELISTYLERSTPWRGQADSPKPRLYGLPVEFSPDPKDDPCWDVINFDLEKEPGAPVRYPYFRLFE; encoded by the coding sequence ATGATTAATCCCAGTTTTCAATATCCAATTTTCGGCCCTGAAATTCAGTGTCCCCACTGCCGCCAAACGATTCCGGCTCTGACACTGACTGATACCTACCTGTGTCCGCGACATGGCGCATTTGAAGCAAATCCGAAGACGGGTGAGTTAATCCATTTGCAGTCCGGGCGGCATTGGCGACTTTGGAACGAAGAATGGTATCGCCAGCATACGCATCCCGATGGCATCCGGTTTGAGATTCACGAAGCGCTCGATCGACTCTATACGCAGGGCTATCGCGCGACTCGCGTGATTATTGCTCAGCGATACAAAGAATTGATTAGCACCTATCTAGAACGCAGTACACCTTGGCGGGGACAAGCTGATTCGCCAAAACCTCGACTCTATGGGCTTCCAGTCGAATTTAGTCCTGATCCAAAAGATGATCCCTGTTGGGACGTGATTAACTTTGATTTGGAAAAAGAACCTGGCGCACCTGTCCGGTATCCTTATTTCCGCCTGTTTGAATAA
- a CDS encoding VOC family protein has protein sequence MHHVSIRTADIFRAIAFYEQLGFTVAERFQTGFTLACWMEGLGGRIELLQIPEPKPAPDAFHDEHYTGYYHLSFEVTELADDLPQWIEALTEKLAEQDQALNVLLEPTQQMIGDRVYEVAFISDTDGLAIEFLHRLK, from the coding sequence ATGCATCACGTTTCGATTAGAACGGCTGACATTTTTCGCGCGATCGCGTTTTATGAGCAGCTTGGGTTCACTGTTGCTGAACGGTTCCAGACCGGCTTCACGTTGGCGTGTTGGATGGAAGGTTTGGGTGGAAGGATTGAGCTACTGCAAATTCCAGAGCCGAAACCTGCGCCTGATGCGTTTCATGACGAGCATTACACGGGATATTATCATCTGTCATTTGAAGTGACTGAACTGGCAGATGATCTGCCGCAGTGGATTGAGGCGTTAACAGAAAAGTTAGCCGAGCAAGATCAAGCATTGAATGTGCTCTTGGAGCCGACTCAGCAAATGATTGGCGATCGCGTTTACGAAGTGGCATTTATTTCTGATACGGATGGACTCGCGATCGAATTTTTGCATCGCCTCAAGTGA